Within Dysgonomonas sp. HDW5A, the genomic segment TCTTCAAATAAGAAGTTTACATAAAACATAATGTAAAAGAGAGAAGTTGATGATATTTATATAGATTCACTTCTCTTTTTTAAAATATAAGCAAATGAAAGAAGATAATAAAAAAGGCAGTACTTTTAAGCTAATCTGGAATGCCCTGATGTTCTTTATATATCTAGCTATAGCTTATTTAATTATATTTACTCCAATGCTCTTACCTTATAATTATAGAGCAAACGATCCGGGAACTGATGATTTTGTAATTCCCCGTATTATTTTAGGTGCTGGAGTTACCATTTATGCTTTTTTCAGAGGGTACAGGGTGTTAAAAGACAAAAAATGATTTACTTAGCGAAGTTTTTATTTAATTATCAAAATTTATGAGAAAAGTTGGTTTATTTTGTGTGTTGTTATTGATGATAATTTTCTCAGCGTGCAACAACGGACAAATCAAAGTTACACGAACTGATACTCTTACCAGTGGCGTAGCAGAAATAGCCGTAGATGATTGCTTTGCTCCGATAATTCAAGAACAAATTGATGTATTTGAGGCTTTAAATGACGAAGCGTCAATCATTCCTATTTTTGCAAGTGAAGTAGATGTTATAAATTTACTTTTAAAAGATAGCGTCAGACTAGTTATCGCTGCACGTGATCTTACTGATGCGGAAAAACAAGGTTTGCTGAATAAGAAATTGCAACCTCGTTCACAAAAAATAGCAATAGATGGTATTGCATTAATAATTAATCAAGAAAATACGGATTCACTTATTAGTGTATCTGCACTGAAAAAGATTATGACAGGCGAGATTGATTCTTGGAAATTGATCAATCCGCATTCTAAATATGATAAAATATCGGTTGTATTTGATAATCCAAACTCAAGTACAGTTCGTTTTATCAAAGATTCGATTAATAGAGGAGAGCCTCTAGCCGAAACACTGAAAGCTATGGATAATAATAGAGCAGTGCTCGATTATGTTGCTAAGACTCCTAATGCGATGGGTGTGATAGGTGTAAACTGGATTAATAATCCGGGAGATACGACAAACTTGAGTTTTACAAATAAAATTAGAGTAATGTCTGTCAGTAAAAGTGATGAACCTACTATTCAAAATAGTTTTCAACCATTTGCTGCATATTTGGCGTTAGGAGAATATCCTTTGAGACGGGATGTATATATTATACTATCAGACTTAAGAGGTACGTTACCTGCCGGATTTACAAACTTCGTAGCGGATGACAGAGGTCAGAGAATAATTTTGAAAGCTGGATTAGTACCAGCAACAAGGCCTATGAGGCTGATTTCGGTACAAGAACATTTCTAATTGAACAAAAGCTCTACTTCAAGATAGAGTTTCTATGCAATCGGTGAAAGTAAATAAACTATATTATAAGATTTAAAGATGAAAAAAAAGTATTTATTAGGAGCTTTCCTGGGTTTATTACTTAGTTCTCCAATTTTTGCACAAAGCAATATTGGTGCAGACTATTTGAATACCGGAGAGCTAAAAGTGGCTAAAGAAATTTTTGAAAAGCAAATAAGTCAATCTCCGGCTGAAGCTTATTATTACTTAGGTGAAGTAGCTTATCGTGAGGGAAATATGGCAGAGGCTAAAGCTAATTATGAAAAAGGATTGGCTGCATCACCTGATTTTGTACTTAATAATGTTGGCTTAGGTAAACTTTTGTTGAAAACTAATCCAAAAGAAGCAGAAGATCAATTTTCTATAGCACTGAAGCAAGATAAGAAAAATGTAGCTGTACTTGTTGCCATAGCTCGTGCTTACTTCGATAATAATATGAAAGAGAAAGGTGATGCGAAGTTAGCTGACGCAAGAAAAGCTGATAAAAAAGCACCTGCTATTTATATCTTGGAAGGAGATTTAAAGGCTAAAACAAATGTTGGAGAAGCTGCAGGAAGCTATGCGCAAGCATATACTTTCGACCCTGCTTCTGCTGTTGCTTACATTAAAACGGCTCAGGTTTATGAAAATGTAAACCCAACACTAGCAGTTGAAATGTTACAAAAAGCTATTGAGATCAATCCAAACTATACATTAGCTTATAAATACTTAGGAAGTATATATTCGCACGGTGGACAATATGAACAAGCTATTGATGCATTCCAAAAATATTTTGCACAAGGATCTTATGATGTAAATGATTTGACCCGTTATGCTGCTGCCTTGTATTTTACAAAAAAATATGAAGAGGCTAAAAAACTAATCAATGAAGGTATATCTAAAGAACCAAACAACTTCGTATTGAACCGTCTTTTGATGTATAGCTACCTTCAGTCTAAAGATTATGTGGATGGATTGGCTGCAGCTGAGAAATTCTTCTCTTTAGATAAAGGTGATAGCGAGTACATTGTACAAGATTTTATGACTTACGGTGAATTGTTAAGCAAAAATAATCAGTTAGATAAAGCTTTATTGCAATACGATGCAGCTATTAAATTAGATCCATCGAAATCAGCTGTTTATAAAGATATAGCTATTGCTTGTGCAGATGCAGGTCAATATGCAGATGCTGCTAAATATTACCAAGAGTATGTTGACAAAGCAGATGCTGCTGTATTAGAAGCTACAGACTTCTTTACATTAGGTCGTTATTCTTATATGTATGGTAGTGCTGCTCTAAAAGATGCAGATCCAGCTATTTCAGCTGCGGGTAAAGAATCTTTGCTTAGAGCAGATAAAGCTTTTGCTACAGTAACAGAAAGAATCGCTGATAGTTATTTGGGATATTTCTGGAGAGCACGAACAAATGCTTTGCTAGATCCTGAAACAACTCAAGGATTGGCTAAACCATATTACGAACAAGTCGTAAATATAATAGTAGGAAAAGCTGATGGAAGCAATCCAAGTGAATTGTTGGAAGCTTACCAGTACTTGAGCTATTATTATTATTTATTGTATGATAAATCTAAGAGTGCATCTGATAAAGAACAAGTGAAGCTATACAGTGAAAAAATGTTGGAGTTAGATCCTGCAAATACAGTTGCTCCTCAATTGTTAGAAGCTATCAAATAAGATTTATTTATCTTAATATATAAAAGATTGATACATAATTTTGTATCAATCTTTTTTGTTTCAAGAAATAAACATATCTTTGTATCAGTTTACGGTGGATAGATTTGTACGATTGCAACCACAAGAAAAAATGCTAAAATAAATTATTCTTCATTTTTTTCTGCAACACTACATTTTGCTCCTCTTTTATTTTAATCAAAATAAAACTTAAGAGATATGAGTTATTTATTTACATCGGAGTCCGTTTCTGAAGGACATCCAGATAAAGTAGCAGACCAAATTTCGGATGCATTATTAGATGAGTTTTTGGCTTACGACCCCAATTCGAAGGTGGCGTGTGAAACTTTGGTAACAACCGGTCAGGTAGTACTAGCCGGAGAAGTAAAATCCAAAGCATACGTAGATGTGCCGGAAATTGCACGTCATGTAATCGAGCGTATTGGTTATACCAAAAGTGAATATCAATTTGAAGCCAAATCATGTGGTGTGCTTTCTGCAATACATGAGCAATCAGATGATATCAACAGAGGAGTTGATAAAAAAGCTGACCCAATGGATCAAGGTGCAGGTGATCAAGGTATGATGTTTGGTTATGCAACTAATGAAACAGATAACTATATGCCGCTGGCTTTAGATTTATCTCATGCACTATTACTTGAATTAGCTGCGATCCGCAAAA encodes:
- a CDS encoding PstS family phosphate ABC transporter substrate-binding protein, whose product is MRKVGLFCVLLLMIIFSACNNGQIKVTRTDTLTSGVAEIAVDDCFAPIIQEQIDVFEALNDEASIIPIFASEVDVINLLLKDSVRLVIAARDLTDAEKQGLLNKKLQPRSQKIAIDGIALIINQENTDSLISVSALKKIMTGEIDSWKLINPHSKYDKISVVFDNPNSSTVRFIKDSINRGEPLAETLKAMDNNRAVLDYVAKTPNAMGVIGVNWINNPGDTTNLSFTNKIRVMSVSKSDEPTIQNSFQPFAAYLALGEYPLRRDVYIILSDLRGTLPAGFTNFVADDRGQRIILKAGLVPATRPMRLISVQEHF
- a CDS encoding lipopolysaccharide assembly protein LapB, translating into MKKKYLLGAFLGLLLSSPIFAQSNIGADYLNTGELKVAKEIFEKQISQSPAEAYYYLGEVAYREGNMAEAKANYEKGLAASPDFVLNNVGLGKLLLKTNPKEAEDQFSIALKQDKKNVAVLVAIARAYFDNNMKEKGDAKLADARKADKKAPAIYILEGDLKAKTNVGEAAGSYAQAYTFDPASAVAYIKTAQVYENVNPTLAVEMLQKAIEINPNYTLAYKYLGSIYSHGGQYEQAIDAFQKYFAQGSYDVNDLTRYAAALYFTKKYEEAKKLINEGISKEPNNFVLNRLLMYSYLQSKDYVDGLAAAEKFFSLDKGDSEYIVQDFMTYGELLSKNNQLDKALLQYDAAIKLDPSKSAVYKDIAIACADAGQYADAAKYYQEYVDKADAAVLEATDFFTLGRYSYMYGSAALKDADPAISAAGKESLLRADKAFATVTERIADSYLGYFWRARTNALLDPETTQGLAKPYYEQVVNIIVGKADGSNPSELLEAYQYLSYYYYLLYDKSKSASDKEQVKLYSEKMLELDPANTVAPQLLEAIK